From the Trifolium pratense cultivar HEN17-A07 linkage group LG4, ARS_RC_1.1, whole genome shotgun sequence genome, the window TGCAACCACTGCCCTCTCCCTCCAACGCACACCTTTAAGCCTCTATTTTTCACTATCCCAGTTCAACTTTTAGTAGAAAGTTgcagaacaaaaaataatatgaatcacaagaaaatacatatttttatcttttgtttcggtccctctaaaaaaataattaaagaacataaaaaataataattcacaaaaaaaaatgtcaagttAGCGTCAAAATCTTACGGGCCGGTGGCTAATCCGCCGATCCATTGCCACATTAGTTTTTTGTGTGGTATGTTGAAATCAGGGACTAAAATGATAGTAGTTTGATATTACAGTGGTAAATTGCAAGGATTTTTCTCACAGACAACAACTCAGATTTGTCTATATTACAAGGACGAAAAACATATTTTGCCAAAAGAAATAATAAGAGTTTAATCATAAAGCAAATGCAAAAATTAAGACATTATTGCGAGTCTAATgacaataattaatattatatatatatatatatatatatatatatatatatatatatatatatggggttttctaacttagaccctagttaggtctaagttagcaaggtgcaccttttcaattgtaccaaaatacccattctttttaattaattaaccaaaatacctaTTAAtagacgcagatccagtgtcgcgcacgtaccgaaggaccatggttacagaccgttgatttccatcagacagacaagatctgatctcatcaagactgtctgatcaatccgacagcccagatcatcctgattcatcagattccagcgcgtgcgccacactggattacaccctggagagagaaaaatttgctttttaaaagtaggacacgtgtcacacaatggttggctggacgtgatttttgttcatttaatactttgaactcaattatttcgttgtaaattaattttttttttttttttttataccaaaattcataatttttttttctacaaatagagacttggttcgtttgatttggacaccgaaaaaaaaatgcaatttttcactaccttaatctcattttttgtctactaaatacgttacttgtgtgttgtaatttaacacgcaccactcaaccaactcactgaaaccattataccaggaaaatagtagataatattctggaacttttggtatattttatgaaatttttggagacctgaaactatttttagttaattaaatgagataaaacggtaattaaaaactaatgtttgcttctgaaaccattttactggtagaatggttgcacatagttgtattctgaaaccattttactggtagaatggtttcaatgagtaatttattaattgtgtttgcttctgaaaccatttatctggtacaatggtttcagagagttgtaatctgaaaccattttgctggtagaatggtttcagtaagttgattattagttatttgcttctgaaaccatttagcttgtagaatggttgcacatagttgtactctgaaactattttactggtagaatggtttcagtgagtaatttattaattgtgtttgcttctgaaaccatttagctggtagaatggtttcagtgagttgatgtaaggtagtgaaaaatgagattaaggtagtgaaaaattgggtttttttttctgtgtccaaatcaaacgaaccaagtctctctttgtagagaaaaaaaaattatgaattttggtataaaataaaaaaataaaaaattaatttacaacgaaataattgagttcaaagtattaaatggaaaaaaatcacgcccagccaatcagacagcgacacgtgtcctgcttttaaaaagtagattcttctctctccagggtgtaatccagtgtggtgcacgcgctggaatctgatggattcggatgatctgggctgtctgattgatcagacagtcttgatgagatcagatcttggctgtctgatggaaatcaacggtctgtaaccatggtcctgcggtacgcgcgcgacactggatccgcgtccattgatggtaatttggttaattaattaaaaagaatgggtattttggtccaactgaaaaggtgcactttgctaatttagacccaactgggtctaaattagcagccccctatatatatatatatatatatatatatatatatatatatatatatatatatatatatatatatatatatatataggatgtatattatgagaatgataaaaatatatgagaATGTGAGAATGAATTTTAGCCTTTGGATTAAAAATTAATGGCTTAGATTAAAGTGTGCTTCTCTTTTTCCTATGTACCACATCTCTTCTCCTTCCACTTCTTCTTCCGGCATGCAAATACAACAAAAAATCACTTCACACGGTTTCACCCACACCGACCAAGCAAAGTGTTCACACCTTCGAACCACCTCCGCTCGCCACCGCCCACCATATTCGTcttgctctctctctctctctctctctctctctctctctctctctctctctctcgctcTGCAGAACTAGTAATAATATGAAGGTCCAGATCTTAAATTTCAAAATCCATGGCTTCtctatttaattcatttttattaatttacttGTTGATTGATTGCAAAACACAACAAACAAACTTCAATTCATGAAATCAAAAATTGATTTCGATCACAGAGAGAGAGGTAGAGATCGAGATGCAACGAAAACGGCAACCAAACAACGGCGGCAAACAACGACGAAGAACGACGAGAGAAGGGTAGAAAGATGCAGCGAAGGAATAAGGACGATGATCCAGTTCTAGTCACCGGAGAATTGCACGGTGGGAGCGGGAGAGGAAGaatatgagtattttttttttgaaacaaggaagaagaagagatagtacggagaagaaagaaagaaaaataaaaaaatagaaaaagagagaaaatggCATCTGACTCATCATTTTAATCTAATCTATGTATTTTCAATCCAAAGGCTGaaattcattctcatattctcatatatctttatcattctcataatatacatcctctatatatatatatatatattttttttttttttctatgggTACCCATTGAGTAAGGCTTCGAATTGTTggggtttttttattttattttaatttttttcttttgtttagcTTCCTTGAAAAGATAGTCAAAATTGAGTTATTGACTTGGATTATTGACTTGTTGGACACGTTAGGCACATCAAATCATCACCGACTATAAATATTTACATCACACAAAAACCTCAGCTAAACCCCAAGCCAAAAAAATgtcttcatttttttcttccttctcTTCTACCTCATCAGAGACAAACCTAACCACCGCAAAAACAATCCTCTCAACCGCCGCCACCGTAGCCGCCACCGCAGTACTAATCCGTACAGTCGCCAATGAATTTCTCCCAATGGACCTCCGTGAATACGTATTCACCGGAATCCAATCCCTTTACTCTCATTTCTCCTCCGACCTAACAATGGTAATCGAAGAATTCGAAGGTCTCGATAATAACCAAATCTACTCCGCCGCTGAAACCTATCTCGGCACCGTAGTTCCACCTTCAACAAAACGACTCCGTTTAAGCAAATTCGATCACCAACAAAACTTCACTCTCGCAATGGAACATAACCAATCAGTAACAGATTTCTTCAACGGCGTTAAAATCAACTGGATCCTCTTATGCCGCCGCGTCGAGAATTTCAGCAACAACCGCGATCTAACCGCCACGTTAAAATCAGAAATCCGTTCGTTAGAATTAACATTCAATAGAAAACACAAAGCCATGATTCTCAACGATTACATTCCGTTTATTCTCCGAGAATCAAAATCAAAGAAACAAGAATTAAAAGCTTTACGAATCTTCACCGTTGATTATCAGAATCTGTACGggaatttgaatgatgcgtggATGGGGACGACGCTAAATCATCCTTCAACTTTTGACACGCTGGCACTTGACCGTGATTTACGGGAGTTTGTTATAGGTGATTTGGAAAAGTTTGTTATGAGGAAAGAATATTATAGAGAAGTTGGGAAAGCTTGGAAGAGAGGTTATTTATTGTATGGTCCACCTGGAACTGGGAAAAGTAGTTTGATTGCTGCTATGGCTAATTATTTGCATTTTGATATTTATGATTTGGAATTGACTGAGTTGAGTAATAATGCTGAGTTGAGGAGATTGTTGATTGCTATGCCTAATAGGtctattgttgttgttgaggaTATTGATTGTACTGTTGAGTTTCAGGATCGAGTTGCGCAATCTAGGTCTTGCAGAAATGATAAACAggtttgtttctattttttgcCTCAAATGTGTGTGCGCCTGCGCGCTCTGAAATGAAATGGTTAAATGTCGGTTGTCTAACCAAGTATTTTTTCATGCTTGATACCATTTTGATATTTATGTTACTTGTATCCTGTTTTATAAGATATATTAGATAAAGGTATTATATAAGTTGATATGATAGATGTGGTATATGGTGGTCACTCACATTTGGAAATAAAGGCTTAAGGTGCATAATGAATTTCCCCTTACTATGAATTGTAATTGTTCGTGAGAATCCGAATTCGATTGTTAGAAGGTGTTCTTGCTAAGGTTATTTATGTGAATGTCTAGTCAATAGAAATGCTGAGCTAGGATTTAGTATAGTAGGTATGCAGAATGTCCCTTACTTAATGATCATGGGCATGTATATATATGTCCCCTCGCCTAGTGGAGGTGGCGAGTGTTCCTCCATAACAGGAGGAGTGGTTAAGCCTGCTTCCCTCCATATCCGGCCCATATGTGGCCTATATTGTAGGATTTATCACTTAGGTTGCGACTTAGTCCATCCATATCTCGTTCAGGCGAGTATTTCGCCGTCTAGATATTATTTGCTAGCCTTATTGGGCCTCTCGCCCTATGGAGCGGGACAGGCCCATCTGGATAAAGGAACTTGCCTAGTCCAATAGGAATAATTTATCGTCAAACTTTATgctgaactctggattaccagaCGCTCATGTTGTGAAGAGGAGGATAACACAAAAAGATATGATAATTTTGTTCACATTAACCTTGACCAAAGGGAATTAGACTCCATTCAATTCTAAAGTGAAGTGTACTCTTGTGTGGATGATTATGGAATAATGCGGTCCACTTATTAGCTTAACTGCCCTTGCAGAGCCCAATTTGGTATGAAAAGGGTAGAGGAATGTTTGTGAGTGAGGTAAAGACTTAAGTAGATGGCCATTGCATATTGTATTTTGCTATGTCGTTTATTATCTTGTGAAAAACTGATAACCTAGAGGGATTAAGATCCTATGTATATAGCTGCCACATGGAACTTGAAAGCAACACTGAGGCACCTTAAATCAGgatctcacacacacacacacacacacacacacacacacacacacacacacacacacacacacacgttGAATTGCAAGTTTGCAACAAACAAAGAAACAGAGTCATGTTTATAATGAACTGTGGTcaagtcctttttttttttttgtgatacaTAAATCAGTTTGATACTCATGTTCATTTGTAagatttgttttactatttaCAGTACATTATTTTCACCCTAAATATAATTAAGGTCCATTTTGTCCACAGGTTACACTATCAGGGTTGCTGAATTTTATTGATGGACTATGGTCAAGTTGTGGAGATGAAAGGATTATAGTGTTCACAACGAACCACAAGGAAAAGCTTGATCCAGCTTTGTTGCGCCCCGGCCGCATGGATGTTCATATTTACATGTCCTATTGTACTCCCTATGGTTTTAGACAGTTAGCTTTCCGTTACCTTGGAATTAAAGAACACACCCTATTTGGAGAGATTGAGGAAACAATTCAGCAAGCGCTGGTAACTCCAGCTGAAGTGGCGGAGCAGCTTCTCAAGGGCAGCGAGACCGATACTACTCTTAAAGATCTATCAAATTTTCttagaaagaagaaagaaattcaGGAACTTGAGGCTAAAAAGAGAGAACAAGAGGAGCAGCAGTTGGTAGATGAACgtgttaatgaagaagaaaatatcAACAACAGATCTGACAAAGTAATTCAACATTTCCCTCCTCAAAATTGTAATAATGGTGGAGCAGTTTAATCtttcaaatttacaaaatagtaaattaGTTCATTAAATGAATGAATGTTTGTCAATTTTTGGTATCAAAGGGAGCGATAAGCCCCTCGAAGGAGTCATTTTATTTGCCTTCTGTTTATGCTGAGGTATAATTCAAATAGGCTAGTAGATATGTTAATAATGATCTAATTTAATTGAAGTTAGTATTGTTAAACAAAGATTAGTTAGAGTTAGTTGCTTTCTGTTTATGCCGAGGTATAATGATCGATAGGTTACTTGCTTGTCAAGTAATCTAACTAACTATGTTGGTTATGAGGTTTTGGGCCTAGTTAGTTGCTTTTATTTTAGAGTGAAaattcaatttagtccctcccAATTTTCTCTCAGTTCAATCTAGTTcctgacaaaaaataatattcaaattattttttctcatttttatattgAAGACAAATTAGTCCATCGTTTGTAATAAACTAGGGACTAATTTATCCTCCATATAAAACTATCAGTGACTATATGTgggtattattttttggttGGAGATTAAATTGTGTCTTCACTCttgattttattatgaaaaactaAATTTAGTATCATAATTTGGTCATGCACTTGTAAGAGGCAACCCTAATGACTAAAAGCTCTTAGATATATAGACAACACTGTTATCAACTAAATATATAGATTATAGACAACACTCTTATCAACTAACAAAGCTAAAGAGGCAAAACAAGAAGACAACATGAAAAGTCCCAAGACCAGTCCTtaatctaaatttaattttgtgaATGCATCCCCCAACTTGGTTGGCCACACAATAGACATGTTGAATCTTATAATCACCGAACTTTGAGAGCAACTCATAATTCAGAGAAATAATTTATTGGTCAGGATGATTCCTACCAGTAGCACATCTATTTAATATCAACTATATTGCTACCAATGAATCATATTTAACCACCATTATGATAATATCAATCTTGGTAACTGAATACACCTAGATTTTATTATAAGACCATCTACAATAGTTTCAAcaccaaaaaatattcaacacccactttttcattccacatcattttctctttcttccacctaatcattcaacacacattcaacttttaccctctccaatggtttttatattcaacaccataccccaccactttctctaccccaccactttctatttcatattcttatttaaattttaatttttgtttttatgattaaataacattataattatcgattaaaattaaattaaaataagacacttaacaaaatttatttaaatattttttttattttcttaatttaaaatacaatacatcacacaaataacgtaattagtacgatacaaattaacttaaaatgcaatacaacacacaagttacgtaattaatacgatgcaaactaacttaaaatacgaaacaacacacaaatacGAAACAAATCATCTTTAATCCTGAAACATTCCAAATTTTGTCCATATGTGCTTCACTAGATCTGCTTGCAATTCGTGATGAGTTTTTTGATCACGGAACTCAGATCTAGCACGCACATGATTTGCAAAAGCGGGTAATACCTCGGTTGAATATGGTCGCGGTGCACTAGATCCACTT encodes:
- the LOC123882141 gene encoding AAA-ATPase At3g50940-like, whose translation is MSSFFSSFSSTSSETNLTTAKTILSTAATVAATAVLIRTVANEFLPMDLREYVFTGIQSLYSHFSSDLTMVIEEFEGLDNNQIYSAAETYLGTVVPPSTKRLRLSKFDHQQNFTLAMEHNQSVTDFFNGVKINWILLCRRVENFSNNRDLTATLKSEIRSLELTFNRKHKAMILNDYIPFILRESKSKKQELKALRIFTVDYQNLYGNLNDAWMGTTLNHPSTFDTLALDRDLREFVIGDLEKFVMRKEYYREVGKAWKRGYLLYGPPGTGKSSLIAAMANYLHFDIYDLELTELSNNAELRRLLIAMPNRSIVVVEDIDCTVEFQDRVAQSRSCRNDKQVTLSGLLNFIDGLWSSCGDERIIVFTTNHKEKLDPALLRPGRMDVHIYMSYCTPYGFRQLAFRYLGIKEHTLFGEIEETIQQALVTPAEVAEQLLKGSETDTTLKDLSNFLRKKKEIQELEAKKREQEEQQLVDERVNEEENINNRSDKVIQHFPPQNCNNGGAV